In Diachasmimorpha longicaudata isolate KC_UGA_2023 chromosome 4, iyDiaLong2, whole genome shotgun sequence, a single genomic region encodes these proteins:
- the LOC135161378 gene encoding major facilitator superfamily domain-containing protein 9-like produces the protein MASDSKVSDIRWIYLVTFLDFFAVGLILPSMSMHLNKLGASFSTIGAISSIYAGIQLISGPLIGSWSDRIGRKNIFIVSCLVIGVCYALFGLVESIFLMLVLRVTIGVFKHSQVMIQALITDLYPKDDQSVMFGNLKSITGLSFALGPLIAGHMTEVEGGFALTCVVSGILFIINAVIAYYCFGDKMSRPEPKSPNDMEIKKNPKKFEMKKLKEVISDLRSIDWSVFGDAFALKFMAEVAAIAFYANYNVRIKRRFDISPKLAGYTIAYQSFIGITTGLLMGRMNRKFYADDISYKKRNLHAFTVMAVGFSCAYFSSYFPLFMLSTTLFKIADMVLRVTLTEMVVEKASATNQGSVAGSAESIGSLARMVAPLTTGIVEDICGVNSANLLSAAVSLWGVRISSKISLRQSKNN, from the exons ATGGCAAGTGATTCTAAAGTCAGCGATATTCGCTGGATATATCTCGTGACATTCCTG GATTTCTTCGCTGTTGGATTGATTTTACCTTCAATGTCAATGCACCTCAATAAACTTGGTGCATCGTTCTCAACGATAGGTGCCATTTCTTCTATTTATGCAGGAATTCAGCTCATTAGTGGCCCGTTAATT GGTAGCTGGAGTGACAGAATTggacgaaaaaatattttcatcgtttcttgCCTAGTAATTGGAGTTTGTTACGCACTTTTTGGATTAGTTGAATCCATATTTCTCATGCTAGTTCTCAGAGTGACAATAG GGGTCTTCAAGCATTCACAGGTGATGATTCAGGCCTTGATAACTGATCTCTACCCCAAAGATGACCAATCAGTtatgtttggaaatttaaAATCGATAACGGGACTGAGTTTTGCACTGGGGCCACTCATTGCCGGTCACATGACGGAAGTTGAGGGAGGATTTGCCCTCACTTGTGTCGTTAGCGgaatattattcataattaatgcCG TGATAGCCTACTATTGTTTCGGTGACAAAATGAGCCGACCTGAGCCTAAATCTCCGAACGacatggaaattaaaaaaaatcctaagaaattcgaaatgaagaaattgaagGAAGTTATCTCAGATCTACGAAGCATCGACTGGAGCGTATTTGGTGATGCTTTTGCGCTCAAATTCATGGCTGAGGTAGCAGCGATTGCTTTTTATGCGAATTATAATGTTAGGATAAAAAGGCGATTCGATATATCGCCGAAACTAGCCGGATACACGATAGCCTACCAGAGTTTTATAGGAATAACGACAGGTCTTTTGATGGGCCgaatgaatagaaaattttacgcGGATGATATATcgtataaaaaaagaaatcttCATGCGTTTACCGTGATGGCAGTGGGTTTCAGCTGCGCCTACTTCTCATCGTACTTCCCTCTCTTCATGTTATCAACGACACTTTTCAAAATAGCTGATATGGTGCTGCGGGTAACATTGACCGAAATGGTAGTGGAAAAGGCATCTGCCACTAACCAGGGATCAGTGGCTGGATCTGCAGAGAGTATTGGGAGTCTTGCTCGGATGGTAGCTCCTCTAACCACTGGCATAGTTGAAGATATATGTGGAGTTAATAGTGCTAATTTACTATCCGCCGCGGTCAGTTTGTGGGGGGTTCGCATATCTTCAAAGATATCACTTCGTcaatctaaaaataattaa
- the LOC135161384 gene encoding uncharacterized protein LOC135161384, producing the protein MGNWQLEAAKMAAYIAFPVGLFHWFNQPENFSQYVEDVWKSRVTVFETHGKEQIAQFIEDYNREKDLQAIKAMEETLPK; encoded by the coding sequence ATGGGAAATTGGCAACTAGAAGCAGCCAAGATGGCGGCTTACATCGCCTTCCCTGTGGGTCTATTTCACTGGTTTAATCAACcggagaatttttctcaatatgtGGAGGATGTGTGGAAAAGTCGTGTCACTGTATTCGAGACACATGGAAAGGAGCAAATTGCCCAATTCATCGAAGATTACAATAGAGAAAAAGATCTACAGGCAATTAAAGCGATGGAAGAGACTCTACCcaagtaa
- the LOC135161375 gene encoding ras association domain-containing protein 2 isoform X1, which yields MMIFIQKIEDFRSMYRQAERKQSLGYDWHPECLRCEECGKRLNPGQHAEHKGVPYCHVPCYGALFGPQLFGHGTRVESHTSFGKKEPRSTLPRSHLENKLKLFNQYYEGKSGGIRSREVNGRLILEGALRIYWGVRGVIHLKEDDDQRTVVTARNRNSCRKSVSEESSDDDEKRENPPKDLSPTESQLESEPNSLPTSPDHLKSLTLPMKLDVKNMELDELDELLQVERKVEDGDKLYQTMPENLPSLSSHSSIDTPPLSHQSSLDGNDKGTASPQKNETSMSSTPTHSIDSSSGTDTPNFQGTPNRNGTLRKVEYFDSLEKNSGNNRSISNDDSWIEKGLNRSMSGPDCLQRNRGDSDTESVNSLHFREDDNMTMSTDSGLELDGVVLRRKQGSTAIRRRPGGRRQSRGRLRRRCSINGHFYNRETSFFTPPHGSQMSVWVTSLVSTQEVINLMLDKYKVDAKPANFALFVVRDNGEQRSLREDEYPLEVRVVLGPHENVARLFLVDKLSTPEISSDVAQFLNLSLPECHGILQRYHYEEERQMLLLKEKYKEMRRRIKQRMEELKVRL from the exons atgatgattttcatACAGAAGATCGAGGATTTCAGGTCAATGTACCGTCAAG CTGAAAGGAAACAGTCATTGGGTTACGACTGGCATCCTGAGTGCCTCAGGTGCGAGGAGTGCGGTAAAAGGCTCAACCCTGGACAACATGCTGAG CATAAAGGAGTACCATATTGCCACGTACCGTGCTACGGAGCTCTCTTCGGACCTCAGCTATTTGGACACGGAACTAGAGTCGAATCACACACGAGTTTTGGTAAAAAGGAACCACGATCAACACTTCCAAg ATCGCATTTGGAAAATAAACTGAAGCTCTTCAACCAGTATTACGAAGGCAAGAGCGGTGGCATCCGCAGTCGTGAGGTGAACGGCCGGCTAATATTGGAAGGAGCTTTAAGGATCTACTGGGGAGTGCGTGGAGTAATTCACCTGAAAGAGGACGACGACCAGCGTACAGTGGTAACAGCGAGGAACCGGAATTCCTGCAGAAAAAGTGTCTCTGAGGAGTCTTCTGACGATGACGAGAAGCGTGAGAATCCCCCCAAAGATTTGTCTCCAACCGAGAGTCAACTGGAGAGCGAGCCAAACTCTCTCCCCACGTCTCCGGATCACCTCAAGAGTCTGACTCTTCCAATGAAGCTGGACGTGAAAAATATGGAGCTGGACGAATTGGATGAGCTCCTCCAGGTTGAGAGGAAGGTGGAGGATGGGGACAAATTGTATCAGACAATGCCAGAGAATCTCCCGTCATTGAGTTCACATTCCAGTATAGATACTCCACCATTGTCTCACCAGTCGAGTCTTGATGGGAATGATAAGGGTACTGCGAGTCCTCAGAAGAATGAAACCAGCATGAGCAGCACTCCAACGCACAGCATCGATTCTTCTTCTGGGACAGACACTCCTAATTTCCAAGGAACGCCCAATAGGAATGGAACATTGAGAAAAGTCGAGTACTTCGACAGCCTTGAGAAGAACTCGGGTAACAATCGATCCATCAGCAACGATGACAGCTGGATTGAAAAAGGTCTGAACAGGTCCATGTCAGGGCCTGACTGCCTCCAGAGGAATCGTGGGGACAGTGACACGGAGTCAGTGAATTCCCTGCATTTCAGAGAGGATGACAACATGACGATGTCCACTGACAGTGGACTAGAGCTCGATGGGGTAGTCCTGAGAAGGAAACAAGGATCCACTGCCATCAGGAGGCGACCTGGGGGCAGGAGGCAGTCCAGGGGAAGACTCAGACGTAGGTGCTCCATCAATGGACATTTCTATAATCGGGAGACGAGCTTTTTCACTCCTCCTCATGGCTCCCAGATGTCTGTTTGGGTTACGAGCCTCGTTAGCACTCAGGAGGTTATCAATCTGATGCTGGACAAGTATAAGGTTGACGCCAAACCTGCAAATTTTGCACTGTTTGTTGTCAGGGATAATGGAG AGCAGAGGAGTTTGAGAGAGGATGAGTATCCTCTGGAAGTCAGGGTCGTTCTGGGACCCCACGAAAATGTAGCACGTCTCTTCCTAGTCGATAAACTTTCAACTCCAGAGATCAGTTCTGATGTCGCCCAGTTTTTGAATCTTTCGTTACCTGAGTGCCATGGAATCTTGCAAAGATATCATTACGAGGAGGAGAGACAGATGTTACTGTTGAAGGAGAA GTATAAAGAAATGCGACGTCGGATAAAACAACGTATGGAAGAACTAAAAGTCCGATTATAG
- the LOC135161376 gene encoding uncharacterized protein LOC135161376, whose amino-acid sequence MPPVKVIVQGFPSYFRYKEISGRRKEKEKKELEYLFSRYGQVKCVYLWPETPYESWRKWQGMVPDNFAQLIFKHADDALEARDAANNHEITFDNRILTLTPVIKLVTPIDILEDEILIKIFSMLDPPDKITIEKVCERWRKLAPDIWSNKTLYLGGRVAPHECCCDTELEDYLKKCGNNLKYLTYDVTSHKGLDLIRKYCNSLRNMTLWIYLKNPRPSAFLEMFRALANLTVIQIHFYPDLPGFDIFDHLPESMTEIHLVYTHRNSYYFDLKRFPKLRSLTLRGFYRGLHLTGMDHRENLIHLDFKNSTIDAHMLWKIRDMTRLKTLIIPEVKINDEILIQILRRNWKLECLDISAIPTLTDRAVREALWLPNLEVLKIRRLSVTLDIYDPMPSLKRLDCEGCQKLKDEQLGQFLELVPNLEYLNIKNTSITSSFLKIAEGALRRRRRNVPLRLSSDFWKTKKGSYSSLLLLVN is encoded by the exons ATGCCTCCTGTAAAAGTGATTGTCCAGGGATTTCCCAGTTACTTTCGATACAAGGAAATATCAGGGAGGAGGAAAGAAAAGGAGAAGAAGGaattggaatatttatttagcaGATATGGACAGGTGAAATGTGTGTATTTGTGGCCAGAAACTCCTTATGAGAGCTGGAGAAAATGGCAAGGAATGGTGCCTGACAATTTCGCTCAACTTATTTTCAAACATGCTGACGATGCTCTCGAGGCTCGTGATGCTGCTAATAATCACGAAATAACATTTGACAATCGTATATTGACATTAACTCCAGTGATCAAATTGGTTACTCCCATTGATATCTTGGAAGATGAGATTctcatcaaaatattttcaatgctcGATCCACCGGATAAAATAACCATCGAGAAAGTTTGTGAACGATGGAGAAAACTTGCCCCGGACATTTGGAGTAATAAAACCCTCTACCTGGGGGGACGGGTAGCCCCGCATGAGTGTTGCTGTGACACGGAATTAGAAGACTATCTCAAAAAATGTgggaataatttgaaatatttgacGTACGACGTCACTTCTCATAAGGGTCTTGATTTAATCCGAAAATACTGTAACAGTCTCAGAAATATGACCCTGTGGATCTATTTGAAAAACCCTAGGCCGAGCGCATTTTTGGAAATGTTCAGGGCACTGGCAAATTTAACAGTGAttcaaatacatttttatcCGGATTTGCCTGGGTTCGATATATTCGATCATCTGCCAGAATCAATGACCGAAATTCATTTGGTCTATACTCACCGTAATTCTTATTATTTT GATTTAAAAAGATTTCCAAAATTGAGGAGTCTCACATTAAGGGGATTTTATCGTGGACTCCATCTGACAGGAATGGATCacagagaaaatttaattcacttgGATTTCAAAAACTCAACTATCGATGCCCACATGCTATGGAAGATACGAGATATGACGAGGCTAAAAACCTTGATCATCCCAGAAGTGAAAATCAATGATGAAATCCTTATTCAAATTCTCAGGAGGAACTGGAAGCTCGAATGCCTGGACATTAGTG CTATTCCTACCCTGACAGACCGAGCTGTCCGAGAGGCCTTATGGCTCCCAAATCTTGAAGTACTCAAGATCAGGAGGCTGAGTGTGACTCTGGACATCTACGATCCTATGCCATCGTTGAAACGACTTGATTGCGAAGGATGTCAGAAATTAAAAGACGAACAATTGGGTCAGTTTCTGGAACTAGTCCCAAATTTGGagtatttaaatattaaaaatacttcGATTACATCATCCTTTCTGAAAATTGCTGAGGGAGCACTGAGGAGACGCCGAAGGAACGTCCCTCTCAGGCTCTCAAGTGATTTTTGGAAGACAAAAAAGGGTTCTTATTCTTCTCTATTATTGCTCGTGAATTGA
- the LOC135161375 gene encoding ras association domain-containing protein 2 isoform X2, producing the protein MWKCHKCGKPVYFAERKQSLGYDWHPECLRCEECGKRLNPGQHAEHKGVPYCHVPCYGALFGPQLFGHGTRVESHTSFGKKEPRSTLPRSHLENKLKLFNQYYEGKSGGIRSREVNGRLILEGALRIYWGVRGVIHLKEDDDQRTVVTARNRNSCRKSVSEESSDDDEKRENPPKDLSPTESQLESEPNSLPTSPDHLKSLTLPMKLDVKNMELDELDELLQVERKVEDGDKLYQTMPENLPSLSSHSSIDTPPLSHQSSLDGNDKGTASPQKNETSMSSTPTHSIDSSSGTDTPNFQGTPNRNGTLRKVEYFDSLEKNSGNNRSISNDDSWIEKGLNRSMSGPDCLQRNRGDSDTESVNSLHFREDDNMTMSTDSGLELDGVVLRRKQGSTAIRRRPGGRRQSRGRLRRRCSINGHFYNRETSFFTPPHGSQMSVWVTSLVSTQEVINLMLDKYKVDAKPANFALFVVRDNGEQRSLREDEYPLEVRVVLGPHENVARLFLVDKLSTPEISSDVAQFLNLSLPECHGILQRYHYEEERQMLLLKEKYKEMRRRIKQRMEELKVRL; encoded by the exons ATGTGGAAGTGTCATAAATGTGGAAAACCTGTATACTTCG CTGAAAGGAAACAGTCATTGGGTTACGACTGGCATCCTGAGTGCCTCAGGTGCGAGGAGTGCGGTAAAAGGCTCAACCCTGGACAACATGCTGAG CATAAAGGAGTACCATATTGCCACGTACCGTGCTACGGAGCTCTCTTCGGACCTCAGCTATTTGGACACGGAACTAGAGTCGAATCACACACGAGTTTTGGTAAAAAGGAACCACGATCAACACTTCCAAg ATCGCATTTGGAAAATAAACTGAAGCTCTTCAACCAGTATTACGAAGGCAAGAGCGGTGGCATCCGCAGTCGTGAGGTGAACGGCCGGCTAATATTGGAAGGAGCTTTAAGGATCTACTGGGGAGTGCGTGGAGTAATTCACCTGAAAGAGGACGACGACCAGCGTACAGTGGTAACAGCGAGGAACCGGAATTCCTGCAGAAAAAGTGTCTCTGAGGAGTCTTCTGACGATGACGAGAAGCGTGAGAATCCCCCCAAAGATTTGTCTCCAACCGAGAGTCAACTGGAGAGCGAGCCAAACTCTCTCCCCACGTCTCCGGATCACCTCAAGAGTCTGACTCTTCCAATGAAGCTGGACGTGAAAAATATGGAGCTGGACGAATTGGATGAGCTCCTCCAGGTTGAGAGGAAGGTGGAGGATGGGGACAAATTGTATCAGACAATGCCAGAGAATCTCCCGTCATTGAGTTCACATTCCAGTATAGATACTCCACCATTGTCTCACCAGTCGAGTCTTGATGGGAATGATAAGGGTACTGCGAGTCCTCAGAAGAATGAAACCAGCATGAGCAGCACTCCAACGCACAGCATCGATTCTTCTTCTGGGACAGACACTCCTAATTTCCAAGGAACGCCCAATAGGAATGGAACATTGAGAAAAGTCGAGTACTTCGACAGCCTTGAGAAGAACTCGGGTAACAATCGATCCATCAGCAACGATGACAGCTGGATTGAAAAAGGTCTGAACAGGTCCATGTCAGGGCCTGACTGCCTCCAGAGGAATCGTGGGGACAGTGACACGGAGTCAGTGAATTCCCTGCATTTCAGAGAGGATGACAACATGACGATGTCCACTGACAGTGGACTAGAGCTCGATGGGGTAGTCCTGAGAAGGAAACAAGGATCCACTGCCATCAGGAGGCGACCTGGGGGCAGGAGGCAGTCCAGGGGAAGACTCAGACGTAGGTGCTCCATCAATGGACATTTCTATAATCGGGAGACGAGCTTTTTCACTCCTCCTCATGGCTCCCAGATGTCTGTTTGGGTTACGAGCCTCGTTAGCACTCAGGAGGTTATCAATCTGATGCTGGACAAGTATAAGGTTGACGCCAAACCTGCAAATTTTGCACTGTTTGTTGTCAGGGATAATGGAG AGCAGAGGAGTTTGAGAGAGGATGAGTATCCTCTGGAAGTCAGGGTCGTTCTGGGACCCCACGAAAATGTAGCACGTCTCTTCCTAGTCGATAAACTTTCAACTCCAGAGATCAGTTCTGATGTCGCCCAGTTTTTGAATCTTTCGTTACCTGAGTGCCATGGAATCTTGCAAAGATATCATTACGAGGAGGAGAGACAGATGTTACTGTTGAAGGAGAA GTATAAAGAAATGCGACGTCGGATAAAACAACGTATGGAAGAACTAAAAGTCCGATTATAG